A part of Biomphalaria glabrata chromosome 3, xgBioGlab47.1, whole genome shotgun sequence genomic DNA contains:
- the LOC106053915 gene encoding cystatin-like protein, with product MKSVLLLMLTVAHCTSASSAGSERQYETTLLDPYVVFAMTAINDYFCEKGDDSPRAALRLVKATCQLVAGNLYRFIIEVSGGQTIDECTVKVWSRPWLPKQEATKTTVLDCVPKI from the exons ATGAAG AGCGTTTTGCTATTGATGTTGACTGTCGCTCATTGCACTAGTGCGAGCAGTGCCGGCAGCGAACGTCAGTATGAAACCACGCTGCTTGACCCGTACGTGGTGTTTGCTATGACCGCAATCAATGACTACTTCTGTGAGAAGGGAGACGACAGTCCCAGGGCAGCACTAAGACTGGTTAAGGCTACCTGTCAG CTTGTGGCCGGAAATTTGTATCGATTCATTATTGAGGTGAGCGGTGGGCAAACG ATAGACGAATGTACAGTTAAAGTATGGAGTAGACCATGGCTACCCAAGCAAGAAGCCACAAAAACGACAGTACTAGATTGTGTACCAAAAATTTAA